A stretch of the Planctomycetota bacterium genome encodes the following:
- a CDS encoding PDZ domain-containing protein, whose product MPARVIAIVVLLLALPAWAQPYGPDDPRSDVRSWIGDARTRYDVDLSRSRSQLVTITKTMRNLERDAVEVRLPTWRPGRYEILDPAGTIRTIEGVDGGGNAVPHERVDKATWRFPTRGVDELRITYTIYANSINNRTRHADATHAFLSPSSCFLYTDERRGEPLLVGFRKPRGWRVSTGLDPHPLLDDTFAAVDYDTLVDSPFEVGEHDYTGFVVRGVPHEIVIWGRHEADLEELAVDFAKIVEHQAEMYEGDGPLPYGRYVFQIHVGPTLGGGTEHLNSTIMQARPASFTDQGRYEGFLGLVSHEMYHAWNVKRLRPAGLTPYDYQRENYTDLLWVAEGTTSYYDDLTLVRTGLIDVREYLDRMEGTVRSTRAAPGLLVQSLAGSSFDAWIKFNNRSADWSNIDVNFYGQGALASLVLDLWIRENTANRSSLDDVMAELYRRHPLESGGFTLLDMADALSRVGNFSRSEAVRMLADVANTPGDLPLERNLAFVGLELTPREPDDGADIGVRLRDRDGFAEVRSVVDGRPAFDAGLIAGDLIVAVGTLRATPAAMDDLLDRTEPGDVLSLAFFRNGELQTLDVETVAKPPSGWDLDHADEPTRQQRDAYEAWLGLGWPGDESSGTESDG is encoded by the coding sequence ATGCCCGCCCGCGTGATCGCGATCGTCGTGCTGCTGCTCGCCCTGCCCGCGTGGGCCCAGCCCTACGGGCCGGACGACCCCAGGTCGGACGTGCGCTCCTGGATCGGCGACGCCCGCACGCGGTACGACGTGGACCTCAGCCGGTCGCGTTCGCAGCTGGTCACCATCACCAAGACGATGCGGAACCTGGAGCGGGACGCCGTCGAGGTCCGGCTGCCCACCTGGCGGCCGGGCCGCTATGAGATTCTGGACCCCGCGGGCACGATCCGCACGATCGAGGGCGTCGACGGCGGCGGGAACGCCGTGCCGCACGAGCGGGTGGACAAGGCGACCTGGCGCTTCCCAACCCGCGGCGTCGACGAGCTGCGCATCACCTACACGATCTACGCCAACTCGATCAACAACCGCACGCGGCACGCCGACGCGACGCACGCCTTCCTGAGTCCGTCGTCCTGCTTCCTGTACACCGACGAACGCCGCGGCGAGCCGCTCTTGGTCGGGTTCCGCAAGCCCCGCGGCTGGAGGGTCTCGACGGGGCTGGATCCCCACCCACTCCTCGACGATACCTTTGCGGCCGTCGACTATGACACGCTGGTCGATAGCCCGTTCGAGGTCGGCGAGCACGACTACACGGGGTTTGTGGTCCGCGGCGTGCCGCACGAGATCGTCATCTGGGGCCGGCACGAGGCCGACCTCGAGGAGCTCGCGGTCGACTTCGCCAAGATCGTCGAGCACCAGGCGGAGATGTACGAGGGCGACGGCCCGCTGCCCTACGGCCGCTACGTCTTCCAGATCCACGTCGGGCCGACGCTGGGTGGCGGCACCGAGCACCTCAACTCGACCATCATGCAGGCCCGGCCGGCCAGCTTCACCGACCAGGGGCGCTACGAGGGCTTCCTCGGGCTGGTCAGCCACGAGATGTACCACGCCTGGAACGTCAAGCGGCTGCGGCCGGCGGGCCTGACGCCCTACGACTACCAGCGCGAGAACTACACCGATCTGCTCTGGGTTGCCGAGGGCACCACGAGCTACTACGACGACCTCACGCTCGTGCGGACCGGGCTGATCGACGTCCGCGAGTACCTCGACCGCATGGAGGGCACCGTGCGATCGACGCGCGCGGCGCCCGGGCTGCTCGTGCAGTCCCTCGCGGGCTCGAGCTTCGACGCCTGGATCAAGTTCAACAACCGGTCGGCCGACTGGTCCAACATCGACGTCAACTTCTACGGCCAGGGCGCGCTCGCGAGCCTCGTGCTCGACCTGTGGATCCGCGAGAACACCGCCAATCGCAGCAGCCTCGACGATGTGATGGCCGAGCTGTACCGCCGGCACCCGCTGGAGTCGGGCGGCTTCACGCTGCTCGACATGGCCGACGCGCTGTCCCGCGTGGGCAACTTCTCGCGGAGCGAGGCGGTGCGGATGCTGGCGGACGTCGCCAACACGCCGGGCGATCTGCCGCTGGAGCGGAACCTGGCGTTCGTCGGCCTCGAGCTGACGCCCCGCGAGCCCGACGACGGCGCCGATATCGGCGTGCGGTTGCGGGATCGCGACGGCTTCGCCGAGGTGCGATCGGTTGTCGATGGCCGCCCCGCCTTCGACGCCGGGCTCATCGCGGGCGACCTGATCGTCGCGGTCGGCACGCTGCGGGCGACCCCGGCCGCCATGGACGACTTGCTCGATCGCACCGAGCCCGGAGACGTCCTGTCGCTGGCCTTCTTCCGCAACGGCGAGCTGCAGACCCTCGACGTCGAGACGGTCGCGAAGCCGCCGAGCGGCTGGGACCTGGACCACGCCGACGAGCCGACCAGGCAGCAGCGCGACGCCTACGAGGCGTGGCTCGGCCTCGGGTGGCCCGGTGATGAGTCGTCCGGCACCGAGTCGGACGGCTAG